A DNA window from Enterobacter asburiae contains the following coding sequences:
- a CDS encoding trans-sulfuration enzyme family protein, producing MKNLATLSVHSGEFNDQHGAVMPPIYATSTFAQPSPGEHTGYEYSRSGNPTRHALETAIAELEGGTRGYAFASGLAAISTVLELLDKDSHIVAIDDVYGGTYRLIENVRKRSTGLQVSWVKPDDLAGLEAAIRPDTRMVWVETPTNPLLKLADLAAIAAIARRHNVISVADNTFASPVIHRPLESGFDIVVHSATKYLNGHSDVVAGLAIVGDNRELADKLGYLQNAVGGVLDPFSSFLTLRGIRTLALRVEKHSTNALAIAQWLEQHPLVEKVFYPGLESHPQYQLARTQMALPGGMISVVVKGDAQRATEVIRNLKLFTLAESLGGVESLVSQPYSMTHASIPLEQRLANGIVPQLIRLSVGIEDPKDLIADLSQALQK from the coding sequence ATGAAAAACCTGGCTACCCTGAGCGTACACAGCGGCGAGTTCAACGACCAGCACGGTGCCGTCATGCCGCCGATATACGCCACCTCAACGTTTGCGCAACCGTCACCCGGCGAGCATACCGGCTATGAGTATTCCCGCAGCGGCAACCCTACCCGCCATGCGCTGGAAACCGCCATCGCTGAACTGGAAGGCGGCACGCGCGGCTACGCCTTCGCCTCCGGTCTGGCGGCCATCTCCACGGTGCTCGAACTGCTGGATAAAGACAGCCATATTGTCGCCATTGATGACGTTTACGGCGGGACGTATCGCCTGATTGAAAACGTGCGCAAGCGCAGCACCGGCCTGCAGGTCAGCTGGGTTAAACCGGACGACTTAGCTGGTCTCGAGGCCGCCATTCGCCCGGATACCCGCATGGTGTGGGTCGAAACGCCAACCAACCCGCTGCTGAAGCTGGCGGATCTGGCGGCCATTGCGGCGATCGCCCGCCGTCATAACGTCATCAGCGTGGCGGATAACACCTTCGCGTCACCGGTGATCCACCGTCCGCTGGAGTCAGGTTTCGATATCGTGGTGCACTCCGCCACCAAATACCTGAACGGCCACTCTGACGTGGTGGCCGGGCTGGCGATTGTCGGGGACAACAGGGAACTGGCGGATAAGCTGGGCTATCTGCAAAACGCGGTAGGCGGCGTATTGGATCCATTCAGCAGCTTCCTGACGCTGCGCGGTATTCGCACGCTTGCTTTGAGGGTAGAAAAGCACAGCACCAACGCGCTGGCGATTGCGCAATGGCTGGAGCAGCATCCTCTGGTCGAAAAGGTGTTCTATCCCGGCCTGGAATCGCATCCGCAATATCAACTTGCCCGCACGCAGATGGCCCTGCCCGGCGGGATGATTTCCGTGGTGGTAAAAGGCGATGCGCAACGCGCCACCGAGGTGATTCGCAACCTGAAGCTGTTCACCCTCGCGGAAAGCCTCGGCGGTGTGGAAAGTCTGGTGAGCCAGCCTTACAGCATGACGCATGCCTCGATTCCGCTGGAGCAACGCCTGGCTAACGGCATTGTGCCGCAGCTAATTCGGCTCTCAGTCGGGATTGAAGATCCGAAAGACCTGATTGCCGATCTCAGCCAGGCGCTGCAAAAATAA
- the pykF gene encoding pyruvate kinase PykF, with protein sequence MKKTKIVCTIGPKTESEEMLTKMLDAGMNVMRLNFSHGDYAEHGQRIQNLRNVMSKTGKKAAILLDTKGPEIRTIKLEGGNDVSLKAGQTFTFTTDKSVVGNSEIVAVTYEGFTNDLSVGNTVLVDDGLIGMEVTAIEGNKVICKVLNNGDLGENKGVNLPGVSIALPALAEKDKQDLIFGCEQGVDFVAASFIRKRSDVVEIREHLKAHGGEKIQIISKIENQEGLNNFDEILEASDGIMVARGDLGVEIPVEEVIFAQKMMIEKCVRARKVVITATQMLDSMIKNPRPTRAEAGDVANAILDGTDAVMLSGESAKGKYPLEAVSIMATICERTDRVMKSRLDYNNDSRKLRITEAVCRGAVETAEKLEAPLIVVATQGGKSARAVRKYFPDATILALTTNETTARQLVLSKGVIPHLVKEIASTDDFYRLGKEVALELVDRGLAQKGDVVVMVSGALVPSGTTNTASVHVL encoded by the coding sequence ATGAAAAAGACGAAAATTGTTTGTACTATCGGCCCGAAAACCGAATCTGAAGAGATGCTGACCAAAATGCTGGACGCCGGCATGAACGTGATGCGTCTGAACTTCTCCCACGGTGATTACGCAGAACACGGTCAGCGTATCCAGAACTTGCGCAACGTAATGAGCAAGACCGGTAAAAAAGCTGCGATCCTGCTGGATACCAAAGGTCCAGAAATCCGTACCATCAAACTGGAAGGCGGTAACGACGTCTCTCTGAAAGCGGGCCAGACCTTCACCTTCACCACCGACAAATCCGTTGTCGGCAACAGCGAAATCGTTGCAGTGACCTATGAAGGCTTCACCAACGACCTGTCCGTCGGTAACACCGTGCTGGTAGACGATGGTCTGATCGGTATGGAAGTCACCGCGATCGAAGGCAACAAGGTTATCTGTAAGGTGCTGAACAACGGCGACCTGGGCGAAAACAAAGGCGTTAACCTGCCGGGCGTCTCTATCGCACTGCCAGCACTGGCCGAAAAAGACAAACAGGACCTGATCTTCGGCTGCGAACAAGGCGTTGACTTTGTTGCGGCCTCCTTCATCCGTAAGCGTTCTGACGTGGTTGAAATTCGTGAGCACCTGAAAGCGCACGGCGGCGAGAAGATCCAGATCATCTCCAAAATTGAAAACCAGGAAGGCCTGAACAACTTCGACGAAATCCTCGAAGCGTCTGACGGCATCATGGTTGCACGTGGTGACCTGGGCGTAGAAATCCCGGTTGAAGAAGTGATCTTCGCGCAGAAGATGATGATCGAGAAATGCGTTCGCGCGCGCAAAGTGGTTATCACCGCAACGCAGATGCTGGACTCCATGATCAAAAACCCACGCCCAACCCGCGCAGAAGCAGGCGACGTGGCTAACGCCATCCTCGACGGTACTGATGCCGTTATGCTGTCCGGCGAATCCGCAAAAGGTAAATATCCGCTGGAAGCGGTGTCCATCATGGCCACCATCTGCGAACGTACCGACCGCGTAATGAAAAGCCGTCTGGACTACAACAACGACAGCCGCAAGCTGCGCATCACCGAAGCGGTTTGCCGCGGTGCAGTAGAGACGGCTGAGAAGCTGGAAGCACCGCTGATCGTGGTTGCGACCCAGGGCGGTAAATCTGCTCGCGCGGTGCGTAAATACTTCCCGGATGCGACTATCCTGGCGCTGACCACCAACGAAACCACGGCTCGTCAGCTGGTGCTGAGCAAAGGCGTGATCCCTCACCTGGTGAAAGAGATCGCGTCTACGGATGATTTCTACCGTCTGGGTAAAGAAGTGGCTCTGGAGCTGGTTGATCGTGGTCTGGCACAGAAAGGTGACGTTGTGGTCATGGTTTCTGGCGCGCTGGTGCCAAGCGGAACCACCAATACCGCATCTGTTCACGTGCTGTAA
- the lpp gene encoding murein lipoprotein Lpp — protein sequence MNRTKLVLGAVILGSTLLAGCSSNAKIDQLSSDVQTLNAKVDQLSNDVNAIRSDVQAAKDDAARANQRLDNQATKYRK from the coding sequence ATGAATCGTACTAAACTGGTACTGGGCGCGGTAATCCTGGGTTCTACTCTGCTGGCTGGTTGCTCCAGCAACGCTAAAATCGATCAGCTGTCTTCTGACGTTCAGACTCTGAACGCTAAAGTTGACCAGCTGAGCAACGACGTGAACGCAATCCGTTCCGACGTTCAGGCTGCTAAAGACGACGCAGCTCGCGCTAACCAGCGTCTGGACAACCAGGCTACTAAATACCGTAAGTAA
- the ldtE gene encoding L,D-transpeptidase LdtE, which produces MKRASLITLLLLSSLGALNSARAMDYPLPPAGSRLIGQNQTYTIQEGDNKLQTIARRFNTAAQVILETNNTIAPVNPAPGTVITIPSQMLLPDTPREGIVVNLAELRLYYFPPGENIVQVFPLGIGQLGLETPVTTTRVSQKIPNPTWTPTPGIRARSLEQGIKLPPVVPAGPNNPLGRFALRLGVGNGEYLIHGTSAPDSVGLRVSSGCMRMNAPDIKALFEQVRVGTRVQIINEPVKFSVEPDGKRYIEVHRPLAQAEGENPQVSPITHSADFATFVSQAGSDKALIEKALSRRAGIPVIVSSESGPSASNSVLSVQNSRVSAAVAEDEGEKVTQ; this is translated from the coding sequence ATGAAGCGCGCGTCTCTCATAACTCTATTACTCCTCAGTTCGCTCGGCGCACTTAATTCGGCCCGCGCGATGGACTATCCGTTGCCGCCCGCAGGCAGTCGCCTGATTGGGCAAAATCAAACCTACACGATACAGGAAGGGGATAATAAGCTGCAGACCATCGCCCGCCGGTTTAATACCGCGGCGCAGGTGATTCTGGAAACGAACAATACCATTGCGCCAGTCAACCCGGCGCCGGGAACCGTCATTACCATCCCGTCGCAGATGCTGCTGCCGGACACGCCGCGCGAGGGGATTGTGGTGAACCTCGCTGAGCTGCGGCTCTACTACTTCCCGCCGGGAGAAAACATCGTTCAGGTCTTCCCGCTCGGCATCGGACAGCTGGGGCTGGAAACGCCGGTTACGACCACGCGCGTAAGCCAGAAAATCCCGAATCCTACCTGGACGCCCACGCCGGGCATCAGAGCCCGCTCTCTGGAGCAGGGAATCAAATTACCGCCGGTGGTACCTGCCGGGCCAAATAACCCGCTGGGACGCTTCGCACTGCGTTTAGGCGTGGGCAACGGGGAATATCTCATCCATGGCACCAGCGCGCCGGACAGCGTTGGCCTGCGCGTCAGCTCCGGCTGTATGCGGATGAACGCCCCGGACATTAAAGCCCTGTTTGAACAGGTGCGGGTTGGCACGCGGGTACAGATTATCAATGAACCCGTGAAGTTCTCCGTGGAGCCGGATGGTAAACGCTATATTGAAGTCCATCGCCCGCTGGCGCAGGCTGAGGGAGAAAACCCGCAGGTCTCGCCCATTACCCACTCCGCCGACTTTGCGACCTTTGTTTCTCAGGCGGGAAGCGATAAGGCGCTGATCGAGAAAGCCCTGTCACGCCGCGCCGGGATCCCGGTTATCGTGTCGTCAGAGAGCGGCCCGTCGGCCAGCAATAGCGTGTTGTCGGTGCAGAACAGTCGGGTGTCCGCTGCGGTAGCGGAAGATGAAGGGGAGAAGGTGACGCAGTAG
- the sufE gene encoding cysteine desulfuration protein SufE — translation MAELPDRDKLLRNFGRCANWEEKYLYIIELGQRLPPLGEEAHNPENIIQGCQSQVWIVMEQSDDGTIALHGDSDAAIVKGLIAVVFILYHRMSAQDIVAFDVRPWFEKMALTQHLTPSRSQGLEAMIRAIRAKAAILS, via the coding sequence ATGGCAGAACTGCCGGACAGAGACAAATTGCTGCGCAACTTTGGGCGTTGCGCAAACTGGGAAGAGAAGTACCTGTATATCATCGAGCTGGGGCAGCGTCTGCCGCCGCTCGGTGAAGAGGCGCATAACCCGGAAAATATTATTCAGGGCTGTCAGAGCCAGGTGTGGATTGTGATGGAGCAGTCTGACGACGGCACGATAGCACTGCACGGCGACAGCGATGCGGCCATTGTAAAAGGGCTTATTGCGGTCGTCTTTATTCTTTATCACCGGATGTCGGCGCAGGATATTGTCGCGTTCGATGTCCGCCCGTGGTTTGAAAAAATGGCCCTCACACAACACCTCACCCCGTCTCGTTCCCAGGGACTCGAAGCGATGATTCGCGCGATTCGCGCCAAAGCTGCAATCCTTAGCTAG
- the sufS gene encoding cysteine desulfurase SufS, translating to MSFPVEKVRADFPVLTREVNGLPLAYLDSAASAQKPNPVVDAEAEFYRHGYAAVHRGIHTLSAEATQRMENVRTQIAAFLNAKSPEELVFVRGTTEGINLVANSWGNAQVHAGDNIIITQMEHHANIVPWQMLCERVGAQLRVIPLNLDGTLQLEQLDALLDDRTRLVAVTQVSNVLGTENPVAEIIEKAHQAGAKVLIDGAQAVMHHAVDVQALDCDFYVFSGHKLYGPTGIGVLYVKEDILQAMPPWEGGGSMIATVSLTEGTTYARAPWRFEAGTPNTGGIIGLGAAVSYVSAIGLESIQEYEQLLMHYALAELASVPDLTLYGPADRQGVIAFNLGKHHAYDVGSFLDNYGVAVRTGHHCAMPLMAFYQVPAMCRASLVMYNTTEEVDRLVAGLKRIHQLLG from the coding sequence ATGAGTTTTCCCGTCGAGAAAGTACGGGCAGATTTTCCGGTTCTGACCCGTGAAGTAAACGGTCTTCCTCTGGCCTATCTGGACAGCGCGGCCAGCGCGCAGAAGCCTAACCCGGTAGTGGATGCGGAAGCCGAGTTTTATCGCCACGGCTACGCCGCCGTGCATCGCGGTATTCATACCCTGAGCGCCGAGGCGACCCAGCGTATGGAAAACGTGCGCACGCAAATTGCTGCCTTCCTCAATGCGAAATCGCCCGAGGAGCTGGTCTTCGTGCGCGGAACCACCGAAGGGATCAACCTTGTCGCTAACAGCTGGGGCAACGCGCAGGTCCACGCAGGGGATAATATTATCATCACCCAGATGGAGCACCACGCCAATATCGTGCCGTGGCAGATGCTCTGTGAGCGCGTTGGCGCGCAGCTGCGGGTCATTCCGCTTAACCTTGACGGGACGCTGCAGCTTGAGCAGCTCGACGCACTGCTGGATGACCGCACGCGGCTGGTGGCGGTCACCCAGGTCTCCAACGTGCTGGGGACGGAAAACCCGGTGGCAGAGATTATCGAAAAAGCCCACCAGGCCGGCGCGAAGGTGCTGATTGACGGCGCCCAGGCGGTAATGCACCACGCGGTTGACGTTCAGGCGCTGGACTGCGATTTCTACGTCTTCTCAGGCCACAAGCTCTATGGGCCGACCGGGATCGGCGTGCTCTACGTGAAGGAAGATATCCTGCAGGCGATGCCGCCGTGGGAAGGGGGCGGCTCGATGATCGCCACCGTCAGCCTGACGGAAGGCACCACCTACGCGCGCGCGCCGTGGCGTTTTGAGGCGGGTACGCCCAACACCGGCGGGATTATCGGGCTGGGGGCGGCGGTTTCCTACGTCTCCGCAATCGGCCTTGAAAGCATTCAGGAGTACGAACAGCTGCTGATGCACTATGCGCTTGCCGAGCTTGCCAGCGTGCCGGATCTGACCCTCTACGGGCCTGCCGACCGGCAAGGGGTGATCGCGTTCAATCTCGGGAAACATCACGCCTATGACGTGGGCAGTTTCCTCGATAACTACGGCGTGGCGGTCCGTACCGGGCACCACTGCGCCATGCCGCTGATGGCGTTTTACCAGGTGCCGGCAATGTGCCGCGCGTCGCTGGTGATGTACAACACAACGGAAGAGGTCGACAGGCTGGTGGCGGGGCTTAAGCGCATTCACCAGCTGCTGGGCTAA
- the sufD gene encoding Fe-S cluster assembly protein SufD, with translation MAGLPNSSNALQQWHRLFEAQGGTRSEQAQQHLQQMLRLGLPTRKHENWKYTPLDGLLNAEFVTRLADLIPAQRDALAVNVDAVRLVFVDGEFRPELSDALQGSGFEIEINDDRQPLSAPVQPEVFLHLTESLARSVTHIRVKRNQRPAKPLLLMHITQGLDGDEINTAHYRHHLELAEGAEATVIEHYVSLNDVRHFTGSRLTMNVAANAQLHHVKLAFENAQSHHFAHNDIVLGQDAAAYSHSFLLGGSVLRHNTSTQLNGENTTLRINSLAMPVKSEVCDTRTWLEHNKGYCNSRQLHKTIVSDKGRAVFNGLINVAQHAIKTDGQMTNNNLLLGRLAEVDTKPQLEIYADDVKCSHGATVGRIDDEQMFYLRSRGIDQQAAQKMIIYAFAAELTEALNDGQLKQQVLARIGQRLPGGEA, from the coding sequence ATGGCTGGCTTACCGAACAGCAGTAATGCGCTCCAGCAGTGGCACCGGCTGTTTGAAGCCCAGGGCGGCACGCGCTCTGAGCAGGCGCAGCAGCATCTGCAGCAGATGCTGCGTCTCGGCCTGCCGACGCGTAAGCATGAGAACTGGAAATACACCCCGCTTGATGGCCTGCTGAACGCCGAGTTTGTGACCCGCCTGGCGGATCTCATCCCGGCGCAGCGTGACGCGCTGGCCGTAAACGTGGACGCCGTGCGCTTGGTGTTTGTCGACGGTGAGTTCCGTCCGGAGCTGAGCGACGCCCTTCAGGGGAGCGGATTTGAGATTGAGATAAACGACGATCGCCAGCCCCTGAGCGCCCCGGTTCAGCCTGAGGTTTTCCTCCACCTGACCGAGAGCCTGGCCCGCAGCGTGACGCATATACGCGTGAAGCGTAACCAGCGTCCGGCAAAACCGCTGCTGCTGATGCACATCACCCAGGGTCTGGACGGCGACGAAATCAACACCGCGCACTATCGCCACCATCTTGAGCTGGCGGAGGGGGCGGAAGCCACGGTAATCGAACATTACGTCAGCCTTAACGATGTCCGGCACTTTACCGGATCGCGTCTGACGATGAACGTTGCCGCCAATGCCCAGCTTCACCACGTCAAGCTGGCGTTTGAGAATGCGCAGAGCCACCACTTTGCCCATAACGATATTGTGCTGGGTCAGGATGCCGCGGCGTACAGCCACAGCTTCCTGCTCGGCGGGTCGGTATTGCGCCACAACACCAGCACGCAGCTTAACGGTGAAAACACCACGCTGCGCATCAACAGCCTGGCGATGCCGGTTAAATCTGAAGTGTGCGACACGCGCACCTGGCTTGAGCACAACAAGGGCTACTGCAACAGCCGCCAGCTGCACAAAACTATCGTGAGTGATAAAGGGCGCGCGGTGTTTAACGGACTGATTAACGTGGCGCAGCACGCCATTAAAACCGACGGGCAGATGACCAACAACAATCTGCTGTTAGGTCGCCTGGCGGAAGTGGACACCAAACCGCAGCTGGAGATCTACGCCGACGACGTGAAGTGCAGCCACGGTGCGACGGTCGGGCGCATCGACGACGAGCAGATGTTCTACCTGCGTTCCCGCGGTATCGACCAGCAGGCGGCGCAGAAAATGATTATCTATGCGTTTGCCGCCGAACTGACGGAAGCGCTGAACGATGGTCAGTTGAAACAGCAGGTGCTGGCGCGTATCGGTCAGCGTCTGCCTGGAGGCGAAGCATGA
- the sufC gene encoding Fe-S cluster assembly ATPase SufC codes for MLSIKDLQVSVEDKAILRGLNFDVKPGEVHAIMGPNGSGKSTLSATLAGREDYEVTHGSVEFNGKDLLEMSPEDRAGEGIFMAFQYPVEIPGVSNQFFLQTALNAVRKYRGLEALDRFDFQDLMEEKIKLLKMPENLLTRSVNVGFSGGEKKRNDILQMAVLEPELCILDETDSGLDIDALKIVADGVNSLRDGKRSFIIVTHYQRILDYIKPDYVHVLYQGRIVKSGDFTLVKQLEEQGYGWLTEQQ; via the coding sequence ATGTTAAGCATTAAAGATTTACAGGTCAGCGTAGAAGACAAAGCCATCCTGCGTGGCCTCAATTTTGACGTCAAGCCGGGTGAAGTTCACGCCATCATGGGGCCGAACGGCTCCGGGAAAAGTACGCTTTCTGCGACGCTGGCGGGGCGCGAAGATTATGAGGTAACCCACGGCTCGGTGGAGTTTAACGGCAAAGACCTTCTGGAGATGTCGCCGGAAGACCGCGCGGGAGAGGGCATCTTCATGGCCTTCCAGTACCCGGTCGAAATTCCTGGCGTCAGCAACCAGTTCTTCCTGCAGACGGCGCTGAATGCGGTGCGCAAGTATCGCGGCCTGGAGGCGCTGGACCGCTTTGACTTCCAGGACCTGATGGAAGAGAAGATCAAGCTGCTGAAAATGCCGGAAAATCTGCTGACCCGTTCGGTGAACGTTGGCTTTTCCGGCGGCGAGAAAAAGCGTAACGACATTCTGCAGATGGCGGTGCTGGAGCCCGAGCTGTGCATTCTGGATGAAACCGACTCCGGTCTGGATATCGACGCCCTGAAGATTGTCGCTGACGGGGTGAACTCCCTGCGCGACGGCAAGCGTTCGTTCATTATCGTCACCCACTACCAGCGCATTCTGGACTACATTAAGCCGGATTACGTTCACGTGCTTTACCAGGGGCGTATTGTGAAATCCGGTGATTTCACGCTGGTTAAACAACTGGAGGAGCAGGGCTATGGCTGGCTTACCGAACAGCAGTAA
- the sufB gene encoding Fe-S cluster assembly protein SufB, with the protein MSRNTEATSEVNTWGGGHLNYKEGFFTQLQTDELAKGINEDVVRAISAKRNEPEWMLEFRLSAFRAWLEMEEPHWLKAHYDKLNYQDYSYYSAPSCGSCDDTCASQPGAVQQTGEENSFLSKEVEEAFNQLGVPVREGKEVAVDAIFDSVSVATTYREKLAEQGIIFCSFGEAIHDHPELVKKYIGTVVPSNDNFFAALNAAVASDGTFIYVPKGVRCPMELSTYFRINAEKTGQFERTILVADEGSYVSYIEGCSAPVRDSYQLHAAVVEVIIHKDAEVKYSTVQNWFPGDGNTGGILNFVTKRALCEGENSKMSWTQSETGSAITWKYPSCILRGDNSIGEFYSVALTSGHQQADTGTKMIHIGKNTKSTIISKGISAGHSQNSYRGLVKIMPTATNARNFTQCDSMLIGADCGAHTFPYVECRNNTAQLEHEATTSRIGEDQLFYCLQRGISEEDAISMIVNGFCKDVFSELPLEFAVEAQKLLAISLEHSVG; encoded by the coding sequence ATGTCTCGTAATACTGAAGCAACGAGTGAAGTAAATACCTGGGGCGGTGGGCACCTCAACTATAAAGAGGGGTTCTTCACCCAGCTGCAGACCGATGAGCTGGCGAAAGGCATCAACGAAGATGTCGTGCGGGCGATCTCGGCGAAACGCAACGAGCCCGAGTGGATGCTGGAGTTCCGCCTGAGCGCCTTCCGCGCCTGGCTGGAGATGGAAGAACCGCACTGGCTGAAAGCGCACTACGACAAGCTGAACTATCAGGATTACAGCTACTACTCCGCGCCCTCCTGCGGCAGCTGTGACGATACCTGCGCCTCGCAGCCCGGCGCGGTGCAGCAAACCGGTGAGGAGAACAGTTTCCTCAGCAAAGAGGTGGAAGAAGCCTTTAACCAGCTTGGCGTGCCCGTGCGTGAGGGGAAAGAGGTGGCGGTGGACGCCATTTTCGACTCCGTCTCGGTGGCAACCACCTACCGCGAGAAGCTGGCAGAGCAGGGGATCATTTTCTGCTCCTTCGGCGAAGCGATTCACGATCATCCGGAACTGGTGAAAAAATACATTGGGACCGTGGTGCCTTCTAACGACAACTTCTTTGCGGCGCTCAACGCGGCGGTAGCCTCTGACGGCACCTTTATCTATGTGCCGAAAGGCGTGCGCTGCCCGATGGAGCTGTCGACGTATTTCCGTATCAACGCCGAAAAAACCGGCCAGTTCGAACGCACGATTCTGGTTGCGGATGAAGGCAGCTACGTCAGCTATATCGAAGGGTGCTCCGCCCCGGTCCGCGACAGCTACCAGCTGCACGCGGCGGTGGTGGAGGTCATCATCCACAAAGATGCCGAGGTGAAATACTCCACGGTGCAAAACTGGTTCCCGGGCGACGGCAATACCGGCGGTATCCTGAACTTCGTCACCAAGCGCGCGCTGTGCGAAGGCGAAAACAGCAAGATGTCGTGGACCCAGTCAGAAACCGGCTCTGCCATCACCTGGAAATACCCGAGCTGCATTCTGCGCGGGGATAACTCCATCGGCGAGTTTTACTCGGTGGCGCTGACCAGCGGCCATCAGCAGGCCGATACCGGCACCAAGATGATCCACATCGGTAAAAACACCAAATCAACCATCATCTCGAAAGGGATCTCTGCCGGGCATAGCCAGAACAGCTATCGCGGGCTGGTGAAAATCATGCCGACGGCCACCAATGCGCGAAACTTTACCCAGTGTGACTCGATGCTGATTGGCGCTGACTGCGGGGCGCATACCTTCCCGTACGTCGAGTGCCGTAACAACACGGCCCAGCTTGAGCACGAGGCGACGACGTCGCGGATTGGGGAAGATCAGCTCTTCTACTGCCTGCAGCGCGGGATCAGCGAAGAAGACGCCATCTCGATGATCGTTAACGGCTTCTGTAAGGACGTGTTCTCTGAACTGCCGCTGGAATTTGCCGTTGAAGCCCAGAAACTCCTCGCCATTAGTCTTGAACACAGCGTCGGTTAA
- the sufA gene encoding Fe-S cluster assembly scaffold SufA, producing MELHSETFNPADFAWRGLTLTPAAAAHIHDLVAKKPEILGVRLGVKQTGCAGFGYVLDTVTEPEKDDLVFETDGAKLYVALQAMPFIDGTEVDYVREGLNQLFKFHNPKAQNECGCGESFGV from the coding sequence ATGGAACTGCATTCAGAAACCTTTAATCCTGCCGATTTTGCCTGGCGCGGCTTAACGCTCACGCCAGCGGCGGCGGCACATATTCACGATCTGGTGGCGAAAAAGCCTGAGATCCTTGGCGTGCGTTTAGGCGTCAAACAGACCGGCTGCGCGGGTTTCGGCTACGTGCTCGATACCGTCACCGAACCCGAGAAAGATGACCTGGTGTTCGAGACTGACGGCGCGAAGCTGTACGTCGCGCTGCAGGCCATGCCGTTTATTGACGGCACCGAAGTGGACTACGTCCGCGAAGGCTTAAACCAGTTATTCAAATTTCATAACCCGAAAGCCCAGAACGAATGCGGCTGCGGCGAAAGCTTTGGGGTATAG
- a CDS encoding MerR family transcriptional regulator, giving the protein MAYYSIGEVAERCGINPVTLRAWQRRYGLLKPQRSEGGHRQFDDEDILRIEEIKRLMKSGVSVGKVKALLENKEVLTQGNWVSFQEEMMTVLRYASPAKLRAKMGEFRRDHAIDALIDNIISPVRQRMNQDQNTVRHMASLFDGVLIEFAIASLAESRKKAGKDALLIGWECDDRTHLWLEAARLSQKGWHIDVLAEPIDSPRPELFPGQKIFVWTGKSPTPRQQEQLDHWREQGFAVSFHH; this is encoded by the coding sequence ATGGCCTATTACAGTATCGGCGAAGTGGCCGAACGATGCGGTATCAACCCCGTTACGCTGCGTGCCTGGCAGCGCCGTTATGGATTGTTGAAGCCGCAGCGCAGCGAAGGAGGTCATCGTCAGTTTGACGATGAAGATATCCTCCGCATAGAAGAGATCAAGCGCCTGATGAAAAGCGGCGTCTCGGTCGGAAAAGTCAAAGCCTTGCTGGAAAACAAAGAAGTATTGACTCAGGGCAACTGGGTCTCGTTCCAGGAAGAAATGATGACCGTTCTGCGTTACGCCAGCCCGGCAAAGCTGCGCGCCAAAATGGGCGAATTCCGCCGCGATCACGCGATAGATGCGCTGATTGACAATATTATTTCTCCCGTTCGTCAGCGCATGAATCAGGATCAAAACACCGTGCGTCACATGGCGAGCCTGTTTGACGGCGTCCTGATCGAATTCGCGATTGCAAGCCTGGCGGAATCCCGCAAAAAAGCTGGTAAAGACGCCCTCCTGATTGGCTGGGAATGCGATGACCGCACCCACCTGTGGCTGGAAGCCGCGCGCTTATCGCAGAAGGGATGGCACATTGACGTCCTGGCGGAACCTATTGATTCGCCGCGTCCTGAACTGTTCCCTGGGCAAAAAATCTTCGTCTGGACGGGGAAATCCCCAACGCCTCGCCAGCAGGAACAGCTCGACCACTGGCGTGAACAGGGGTTTGCTGTCTCATTTCATCACTGA